DNA sequence from the Candidatus Methanomethylicota archaeon genome:
GGGCATTGGCATGATAAGAATTCAGATTTAATGTACACAACGGAGACATATTATGAATTCATGAGGGAGATCGTGAAGTGTGCAAGAAAAGTAAATAATGGGAAAATTATAACGTTACTTGAGGGGGGATATGATTTGAAATACATGCCATACTCAATATTAAAAACCTTGGAAGCTATGTGTGAAGGCAACTATTGGATGGTTCTGGAGAGAGATCCAAAATTGAATACCGCTGAGAAGAGAACTGTAGAAATATTAATAAAGAAGGCTAGGAAGGTTTTATCAAAATATTGGAATATTTAGTGATGGATTATGCGAAAATTCCATGTAGCATCCCCAGAAGAGATAAAAAGTGGGGGGACAACGGACGTATACTTCCAGAGAACAATGGAAGTATTAAAGACTATAGGAAAGGAGAAGACGAGGGTAGTTATGGAGGTAACCACTGGGGGGTTACCAAAGGGTTGGGATTGGGGAATAATATGTGGGATGGAGGAAGAGATGTATCTACTTGAAGGTATACCAGTAAACGTTTATGCAATGCCGGAAGGAAGTATATTCTATCCATTAACATATAATGGTATAAGGGAGCCAGTAATGGTGATCGAAGGTGAATATGGAAGTTTTGGACACCTTGAAACGGCAATACTTGGATTGTTATGTCAAGCTTCAGGAATAGCTACAGCAGCAGCACATATCAAAGTAGCTGCAGATTTCAAACCAATATACTCATTTGGTATAAGGAGGATGCACCCGGCTTTAGCGCCAATGATAGATAGAGCTGCATACATTGGAGGAGCAGATGGAGTTTCTGGAGTTAGTGGGGCGAAACTTATCGGCAAGGAACCTGTTGGAACAATGCCACACGCACTGATCATAATAATTGGAGACCAGAGAGAGGCTTGGAAGAAATTTGATGAAATTATTGATGAAAAAGTTCCGAGAATAGCATTGATAGACACATTCTATGATGAAAAGATTGAAGCCATAATGGCAATTGAAACTCTGGGGGGAAAGCTTTATGGTGTAAGGTTGGATACGCCAAGTTCAAGGAGGGGAGATATGGCCGCCATAGTTAGAGAAGTTAGATGGGAGTTGGATGTAAGAGGGTACAAAAACGTGAAGATAATGGTTTCAGGAGGGTTAGATGAGGAAAGTGTAATAGAGTTAAGTAAGGCGGGAGTGGATGTATTTGGCGTTGGAACAAGCATATCAAATGCAAGAACAATAGATTTTGCATTAGATATAGTTGAAGTTGAGGGGAAGCCTATTGCGAAGAGAGGTAAAGCTAGTGGTAAGAAACAAGTTTGGAGATGCCAAAACTGTTTAACAGATGTAGCTACACTGATGAGTGAAAGGGTGGAAAAATGCCCAGTATGTGGAAACACAGAAATGAAGCCGATGCTTCAACAAATTATAAGAAATGGCGAGATAATAGCTGAAATGAAAAGGCCATCGGAGATAAGGGAAATGGTGTTGAATAATTTAAGGAAACTTATTACTGTAAGAAAACAATTTAATAAGTGTCAAAAATAAAGTATAGCATGTATATTGGTGGGGCCGTCGTCTAGCTTGGATTAGGATGCCAGCCTGGGGCGCTGGTGGTCCTGGGTTCAAATCCCAGCGGCCCCACCAAGTCAATTTAAACTTTAGTTAGCCAGGGATATGCCCCCTTAAGATATTTTGTTAAGAAAATTGCGAATTCCCTATTGTTGGAGTAGAAGTCAAGTATCTCTTCATTCCTCAAAATTGTCTGGTTTGTTGTTAATAATGATTTCATGAGATTCCCCATTTTTGCATTTTTCATCTTCTCATATAAGAGTTGCTTAGCATCAGCATATTTCCTCTTCAAATATACAATCCATCTAAAACCTTCAATTTTAGGTCCAGAGAAAACATTGGGGGAATTTAAGTATTTCCTTAGAAACTTATCTGCTTCATCAAATATGTATACGGGTGGGCCTACATGCCTCTTTATATTTGGAAGTTTTGAATGCTCCAATTCAAATATGAATACAACTGCACTTTTCTCATCAGACCAAACATCATAATTGATGACATTGAAATCAAAATTTAAGAGAAGCTTCCTCAAACCATCTAAAGTCTTATACAATTGCCCCCAAAGAATTTCACTATGAACCTTTGGGCAACTTGTAATTACAAATATTAAGTCACTCCCTCTAGTGTTAAATTCGCTGATTATGTTATCTTTAGAGAGTGGTTCTATGGGTTCTGGGAAGAAGAATTTCAAGTTCGGCGATTCAATAAATAGTTTGGATGCTGAAATGAATTTGGACATGGAATCTATCGATAATGCGGCAGCAACATTCCTATTTCTGTCCACAGGATCTATCACTATTAATGGAGCATTGAATATTCTAATAGCCTCCTTGGGATTACTATAATATCCCTCAATATCTATAACCGTAGAAAAGGGCTTCCAATTCATTGCATTCTTTAAAACATCGATGAATGACCCATAATATAATACCAGTAATTCACATAGATATCCAGAGAAACCCTTAACCTTCATTTCAGCACCATAACAGCCAATCCCCTTCATAAACCCCTTAAGCAATCTAACTTCATCTTTAGCCTTCTCACTAAGATTAGCTTTCACGTATGCCGTATGGAATGGTGTTCTATCAACAGCGGTTTTAGCTTCATCCACAGAATTCAATTTCAAGCATGGGACGAGATCTATTCTTACACCCTCATAATTCAATTCCACATATGGATGTTCAGCATAAGCTTCAATGAAATTATCCCCAACAACCCTTCTTGCCAAGTTCAACAATACATTCCTAAACTCATTTTTATCATAACCCTTCGGGAAGAGTATGAAGACGTCAATATCTTGCTCCTTCGAAAGCCAAGTATCCTTCGCAATTGACCCCTCAACCTCCACATTCAAATTTAATCCAAGCTCCCTAATTCCACGTTTCAATTCATCCATCAATCGATTCAATAAATTCTCAATTTTAACTCTCTCATCAGCATTAGGCTTTAAAACTTCCAAAGCCTTTGATAAAACCTCATCTAAACCCATAAACCTACACCAACTTAACCTCATACAAATTTGAATATATGGGTCCACGGGGGGTGAGAACACTCTTCTTCAAACACACCGATGTAACTGTAAAGCTACCGAAAACTCTTTCACCGTAATTCATAAGGAAGCTCGAAAGTGAACGTACATTCCTATCACTCCTAAGTCTCCCAAGAGTTATGTGGGGAATGAATTCCTCACCTTCAGACTTAAAATTCAATTTCCGCAGTCCAGAATCAAGAAATCGATAAATTTCAATAACATTACTACCCCCATCACCAACCCCAGCCCATACAACCCTAGGCCTAGCAACTGAGGGGAAAGCCCCTAAACCCTTAACCTCAAGTGTGAATGGGGAAGCCTTCAACCCCCTCATCACATCACAAACCCCATTAACCCTATCGGCAGTTATCTCCCCAAGAAATTTTAAAGTTAAATGAATGTTTTCCCTTTCAACAAATTTTATATCGAGATTCATTGAAGCCATGGCTTCTTGAACTTTAACCAATTCATCAATTATTCTTTCATCAATGTCGATGGCAATGAAAGCCCTAATAAGCGACAAAATTAACACCTCAAATAGATAGGGAGAAAAACTAAATAAACTTTTAATAAATATCTAAGGGGGATGACATATAAAGCTGATAATATGCCTCACAGGGATGCCTGGATCTGGGAAGACAACTATGAGTGAAATTGTTAAGGAAATGGGAATACCAGTAGTAGTAATGGGGGACGTTGTAAGGGAAGAAGCAAGAATTAGAGGTATTGAACCCACACCTAAAAATCTTGGGAAATTGATGATTGAATTGCGGGAGAAGATGGGAGCAAATGTGATAGCAAAGAGATGTGTGGATAAAATCAAAGAGTTAAATTCAAAGATAGTATTGGTGGAAGGAGTGAGAAGCCTAGAAGAAGTTGAAGAATTCAGAAAGGTGGGAGATGTAAAGATAGTAGCCGTACATTCATCACCTAAAACCAGATATGAGAGACTATCCAGAAGGGGGAGGAGCGATGACCCAAAAAGCTGGGAGGAGTTTAGAGAAAGGGATTTAAGGGAATTAGATGTTGGAATAGGTAGAGTAATTTCTCTGGCAGATGAAATAATTATAAATGAGGGGACCTTGGAAGATTTAAAGGAAAACACGCTAAAGGTTTTTAGGAAGGTTATTCAAAATGATAAGGGTTAAAGCGATAGTTGAAGTTAAACCAACAGAAGATGTGGAAAAGGTGAAGAGGGCATTATTAAACTTAATGACACCAGAAAAGATTGAAATTGAAAGTAGAGGTGAAAGTCAATACATTGTGGCTGAGGGTAGTGGAATTGAAAGCTTATTAAAATTACATGAATCATTGAAGAGGAGGAGGATACTAACCGCCGCAAGAAATGTTATGAAACAATCAGTTACTGGAACCAGCATGACAATATATCTGAACAAACAAGCAGCATACATGGGGCATGCATCATTCTGCCAGCGGGAAGGGGAATCCCCACTGGGACCTATAACTATAGAGGTGATATGCGATAGTGAGGAGGAGATAAATGAGTTAATAGATAAGCTTACTTCATAGGGTCAATTAAACGTCTTAAACTAACAGCATTCTTTGAAATTGACAACTCAAGAAAATCTTCAGCCACAATAACATTACTAAACTTCTCCTTAGCTTGCTTAAGTAATACTTCAGGGGAAGATGAATACCTCGCACTTATATGTGTTAATACAAGCAACTTAACATTGGCTTTCGAAGCAATTTCAGCAGCTTCACTCGCGGTGGAATGCATATCGGAAATAGCCTTATCAATTAAGGAATCATCGAAGGTTGAATCATGAATAAGGATGTCTGCATTCATACTTAAATTTAGCACACTCCCACATGGACGTGTATCCCCAGAGAAAACTATTTTAATGCCATCCCTAGGTGGATCCATAACTTGATGTGGAAAGACGGGTTCCCCGAACATGTTTAATACGCATTTACCCTCCTGCAACATCTTCCACAAAGGCCCCCTTGGAACGCCAAGTGCTAAAGCCTTATCTGGGTGAAACTTGCCAGGCTTTGGCTTCTCCTCAAAGGAATATGCATAACTTTGCTGAAAGTGCATAGCCTCAGTAGCTTTAACCACATAATCCCTCTCCTCAACCACTATTCCAGGGGTAACCTCACTGATATGCAGATCATATGATATTTGAAATTGAAGAAGCTCCTTAACTTTCATTATGAAATCTACAATCCCCTTAGGTCCATATACATACACATCATACTTCCTATCCATTAAAGATAGCGTTTGAAGGAGGCCTGGAAGCCCTAAGACATGATCACCATGCATGTGGGTTATGAAGATCTTAAGGTTTTTAGGGAAACCTATACCGGCAATCATCATATTCCTCTGAGCACCCTCACCACAATCGAATATCAAAAGATCACCATGATACTTAAGAACAATACATGAAAGCCCACGCTTAACCGTTGGGAGACCTGCACTAGTCCCGAGGAATATCAATTTCACGCTCATAAACCTCCACCTACACTTTGAACACACAGATTTCTCTAATTAAACTTTTATGAACCCTCATGACATGGGACTCCACCAACTTAAATCCCACATCTAAACCAATATTTTTAAGATCCACATTCTCAGGGGCGGCAATGCAAATGTAACCATCTTTAGACATTAAGCCATATATGTCTTGTAAGAAACATTTAATTAAATTTTTTAGATTCATACCCTTCGTGGAAGCAGTTCTACCATAAGGAGGATCTGTGGCGACGAAATTCACAGACTTGAATGGTAAATGCTTAGCGTCCCCCAATATTAAATTGTAATTTTTGATGTTGAAGTACCTTAAATTGATTAGACAACCCCTAATCATCTTTATATCAATATCCAATCCAACGACTTCACATCCGATCAGAGCCGCCTCTATTAAAAATCCACCAAAACCACAGAATGGATCGAAGAATAATCCTCCAGGTCTAGCTCTACATAAATTCACAAAAAGCCTAGATATTATTGGATTTAATGAGCTTGGATGGATAAATGGTCTATTTCCAACCCATCTTGAGTGAAAATCTCTCCTACAAGACTCCCCGAGGAGGACACCTAGGAGGAAGCTCCCACCACTCAAAATACCAACGATAATCTCCTCTGGGGAATCGAATTTAACCCGTGCAGAACCATTAAGGCTTTTATAAATGATCTCACCGATCATAGATTCCAAAGTTCTAGTGGATAAATTAGCAGAGGATGATAGAACCCTATGAATCCTCACATGAAAACTCTTACCATTCAGAAATGACCAATCAACATCCCTACAAGCCTTAATAATACTATCATAATCCGCATTACAGAAAACCAGCTCCCTAGCTCCAAAAAATGACATACTAGACCTTTTGAGAATCGTTCTAATGGATTCCTTTAATGATGAAAACCTGAAAACGCATGGAAGAGATGAATTCAATGTATATGGTATTTGCTCAGCCTCCAAAATAGCTTTAACTTCAGCCATTGGAAGCGATGGATGTTCACAAGATAATCTTAAGAAGAAGTTTTCCATAAGCATCATTTAATAATGGATTTTATTGCAGATGCTATGGCGGGGGCAACTGACACCCTACTATAATATGATTCGATGGTATCGGTTGAAATTATATCATAAACACCAGCATTAAACATGTTAATCACAGCATTGCCAATGAAGAGTCCATGCGTACAGCAAGCGAATACCCTATTAGCTCCATGCTCTTTCAAAATCTTAATAGCGTTAATCATAGTTCCACCAGTACTTATTATGTCATCAACCAATATAACATCTCTACCACCAACATTAAACTCCTTCAACTCAGACTCCACAGCCCCACTACTCCTATCCCTCCTTTTAACGATGTAATCAGACTCGGCACCAATAATCTTAGCAACAGTTTCCGCATACTTAAACGCTTTAGCATCTGGAGCTATAACTATTGGATTTATAAGATGATATTTTGAAAGGAAATCACCAATAAATGGGAAGGCAGATACCTCCATCGCCCTATTCCCAAAGAACTTCAACACCTCCCCACTATGAACATCCACAAACACATACCTATCTATATCAAATGTTTTAAGCAAATCTGCAAGAACTTCAACA
Encoded proteins:
- a CDS encoding nicotinate phosphoribosyltransferase; this translates as MRKFHVASPEEIKSGGTTDVYFQRTMEVLKTIGKEKTRVVMEVTTGGLPKGWDWGIICGMEEEMYLLEGIPVNVYAMPEGSIFYPLTYNGIREPVMVIEGEYGSFGHLETAILGLLCQASGIATAAAHIKVAADFKPIYSFGIRRMHPALAPMIDRAAYIGGADGVSGVSGAKLIGKEPVGTMPHALIIIIGDQREAWKKFDEIIDEKVPRIALIDTFYDEKIEAIMAIETLGGKLYGVRLDTPSSRRGDMAAIVREVRWELDVRGYKNVKIMVSGGLDEESVIELSKAGVDVFGVGTSISNARTIDFALDIVEVEGKPIAKRGKASGKKQVWRCQNCLTDVATLMSERVEKCPVCGNTEMKPMLQQIIRNGEIIAEMKRPSEIREMVLNNLRKLITVRKQFNKCQK
- the cca gene encoding CCA tRNA nucleotidyltransferase; the encoded protein is MGLDEVLSKALEVLKPNADERVKIENLLNRLMDELKRGIRELGLNLNVEVEGSIAKDTWLSKEQDIDVFILFPKGYDKNEFRNVLLNLARRVVGDNFIEAYAEHPYVELNYEGVRIDLVPCLKLNSVDEAKTAVDRTPFHTAYVKANLSEKAKDEVRLLKGFMKGIGCYGAEMKVKGFSGYLCELLVLYYGSFIDVLKNAMNWKPFSTVIDIEGYYSNPKEAIRIFNAPLIVIDPVDRNRNVAAALSIDSMSKFISASKLFIESPNLKFFFPEPIEPLSKDNIISEFNTRGSDLIFVITSCPKVHSEILWGQLYKTLDGLRKLLLNFDFNVINYDVWSDEKSAVVFIFELEHSKLPNIKRHVGPPVYIFDEADKFLRKYLNSPNVFSGPKIEGFRWIVYLKRKYADAKQLLYEKMKNAKMGNLMKSLLTTNQTILRNEEILDFYSNNREFAIFLTKYLKGAYPWLTKV
- the thpR gene encoding RNA 2',3'-cyclic phosphodiesterase, whose product is MSLIRAFIAIDIDERIIDELVKVQEAMASMNLDIKFVERENIHLTLKFLGEITADRVNGVCDVMRGLKASPFTLEVKGLGAFPSVARPRVVWAGVGDGGSNVIEIYRFLDSGLRKLNFKSEGEEFIPHITLGRLRSDRNVRSLSSFLMNYGERVFGSFTVTSVCLKKSVLTPRGPIYSNLYEVKLV
- the fliE gene encoding flagellar hook-basal body complex protein FliE; the protein is MIICLTGMPGSGKTTMSEIVKEMGIPVVVMGDVVREEARIRGIEPTPKNLGKLMIELREKMGANVIAKRCVDKIKELNSKIVLVEGVRSLEEVEEFRKVGDVKIVAVHSSPKTRYERLSRRGRSDDPKSWEEFRERDLRELDVGIGRVISLADEIIINEGTLEDLKENTLKVFRKVIQNDKG
- the rnz gene encoding ribonuclease Z, with the protein product MSVKLIFLGTSAGLPTVKRGLSCIVLKYHGDLLIFDCGEGAQRNMMIAGIGFPKNLKIFITHMHGDHVLGLPGLLQTLSLMDRKYDVYVYGPKGIVDFIMKVKELLQFQISYDLHISEVTPGIVVEERDYVVKATEAMHFQQSYAYSFEEKPKPGKFHPDKALALGVPRGPLWKMLQEGKCVLNMFGEPVFPHQVMDPPRDGIKIVFSGDTRPCGSVLNLSMNADILIHDSTFDDSLIDKAISDMHSTASEAAEIASKANVKLLVLTHISARYSSSPEVLLKQAKEKFSNVIVAEDFLELSISKNAVSLRRLIDPMK
- a CDS encoding methyltransferase domain-containing protein — translated: MMLMENFFLRLSCEHPSLPMAEVKAILEAEQIPYTLNSSLPCVFRFSSLKESIRTILKRSSMSFFGARELVFCNADYDSIIKACRDVDWSFLNGKSFHVRIHRVLSSSANLSTRTLESMIGEIIYKSLNGSARVKFDSPEEIIVGILSGGSFLLGVLLGESCRRDFHSRWVGNRPFIHPSSLNPIISRLFVNLCRARPGGLFFDPFCGFGGFLIEAALIGCEVVGLDIDIKMIRGCLINLRYFNIKNYNLILGDAKHLPFKSVNFVATDPPYGRTASTKGMNLKNLIKCFLQDIYGLMSKDGYICIAAPENVDLKNIGLDVGFKLVESHVMRVHKSLIREICVFKV
- a CDS encoding ribose-phosphate diphosphokinase encodes the protein MMGPSSQGLGRRLSMLLSLDLVNFEWKIFPDGESYFRLLSKVDDSVVLVHSLTPPQDKRIVELFFLLKLLSDYRAKDIILVIPYLAYMRQDKRFLDGEIVSVEVLADLLKTFDIDRYVFVDVHSGEVLKFFGNRAMEVSAFPFIGDFLSKYHLINPIVIAPDAKAFKYAETVAKIIGAESDYIVKRRDRSSGAVESELKEFNVGGRDVILVDDIISTGGTMINAIKILKEHGANRVFACCTHGLFIGNAVINMFNAGVYDIISTDTIESYYSRVSVAPAIASAIKSIIK